One genomic region from Myxocyprinus asiaticus isolate MX2 ecotype Aquarium Trade chromosome 27, UBuf_Myxa_2, whole genome shotgun sequence encodes:
- the LOC127417643 gene encoding H/ACA ribonucleoprotein complex subunit 1-like, with product MSFRGGGGRGGGFNRGGGWGGGGFGGGGFGRGGGRGGGFGRGGGRGGFNRQQDFGPPEHVVSLGEFMHPCEDEVVCKCVTEENKVPYFNAPVYLENKEQIGKVDEIFGQLRDFYFSVKLSENMKASSFKKLQKFYIDPMKLLPLQRFLPRPPGEKGPPRGGRGGGRGGGGRGGGFRGGRGGGFGGRGGGRGSSGFRGGRGGGSGRGFRGGR from the exons ATGTCATTCCGCGGTGGTGGTGGTCGTGGCGGCGGATTCAACAGAGGTGGGGGTTGGGGCGGCGGAGGATTTGGTGGCGGAGGATTTGGTCGTGGTGGCGGACGAGGCGGAGGATTTGGTCGAGGTGGCGGCAGAGGTGGATTTAACAGACAGCAAGACTTTGGCCCACCTGAACATGTTGTCT ccctAGGAGAGTTTATGCACCCTTGTGAAGATGAGGTTGTCTGTAAATGTGTGACGGAGGAAAATAAAGTTCCCTACTTCAATGCTCCTGTATACCTTGAAAACAAAGAACAGATTGGAAAGGTGGATGAGATCTTTGGGCAGCTTCGTGATTTT TATTTTTCTGTCAAACTTTCTGAAAATATGAAGGCATCCTCCTTCAAGAAGTTACAGAAG TTCTACATTGACCCCATGAAGCTGCTGCCCCTCCAGAGATTCCTCCCCAGGCCTCCAGGTGAGAAGGGGCCTCCTCGAGGAGgtagaggaggaggaagaggtggaGGTGGGAGAGGAG GTGGATTTCGTGGTGGTCGTGGAGGAGGATTTGGTGGACGTGGAGGTGGCAGAGGCAGCAGTGGGTTCAGGGGAGGTAGAGGTGGAGGCAGTGGACGTGGATTCAGAG GTGGAAGATGA